A genomic region of Azoarcus sp. KH32C contains the following coding sequences:
- a CDS encoding PAS-domain containing protein codes for MLRNAPSPDPSKPAPRMSSQELRRYDLLLAGLDLLDQAIAVFDATPKLVTWNKAMLRLLDFPEKMVRVGTPFEEFVRFNAERGEYGEGDLEKLVSERMAAARAFLPHYVERERPNGKILAIRGVPIPNLGFVSLWTDVTEQRRYEEVIRQQNAELEARVKARTKELENANARLAHANAEIDEIAGALRRSEERLKLIIDSIPALIAYVDRNEVYQFANRGYTEWFGIAKEEIVGRSIRSVFGDELYPLVGKQLKIAATGERVSYEYARTIENGRIVHARSVIVPEVSAQGEVMGYFVLSIDITEQKASQAALVQAQKMEAVGQLTGGLAHDFNNLLTIIIGNLAALQSQLPPGGLVSEHLDPALHAARRGAELIKRLLTFSRGQVLEPNVVEVGALVHNMAQLLRRSLTENVRVHTRLPASPLYAFVDPHQLENALLNLALNARDAMPDGGDLTVAISERHIPESLSVLVELPVGDYVQIDVTDTGAGIEPELLPRLFEPFFTTKPFGRGSGLGLAMVYGFVRQSGGNIRVRSTPGAGTTVTFVLPRASEPTAAETQPASANTRTARAVSGPVLLVEDEPEVRRIIRMQLTALGHSVIEAGDGVEAWSLIEAVPDIAILVTDTIMPGGINGRELVTRTRSLRPEMPILMITGYASDNALAGTAELDVPVLRKPFEQDTLAAALDAILELAHPTVEAPDQ; via the coding sequence ATGCTCCGCAACGCCCCCTCGCCCGATCCGTCGAAACCCGCGCCGCGCATGTCCTCGCAGGAACTGCGGCGCTACGACCTGTTGCTCGCCGGGCTGGACCTGCTCGACCAGGCGATCGCGGTGTTCGATGCGACGCCCAAGCTCGTCACCTGGAACAAGGCGATGCTGCGCCTGCTGGATTTCCCCGAGAAGATGGTGCGCGTCGGCACGCCCTTCGAGGAATTCGTGCGCTTCAACGCAGAGCGCGGCGAATACGGCGAAGGCGATCTCGAAAAGCTGGTTTCGGAGCGCATGGCGGCAGCGCGCGCCTTCCTGCCGCACTACGTCGAGCGCGAACGTCCGAACGGCAAGATCCTCGCGATCCGCGGCGTGCCGATCCCGAACCTCGGTTTCGTGTCGCTATGGACCGACGTCACCGAGCAGCGCCGCTACGAGGAGGTAATCCGCCAGCAGAACGCCGAGCTCGAAGCGCGCGTGAAGGCGCGCACCAAGGAGCTCGAGAACGCCAACGCGCGCCTCGCGCATGCTAACGCCGAAATCGACGAGATCGCCGGCGCCTTGCGACGCAGCGAGGAGCGGCTGAAGCTCATCATCGACTCGATCCCGGCGCTGATTGCCTACGTCGATCGCAACGAGGTCTACCAGTTCGCGAACCGGGGCTACACGGAGTGGTTCGGCATCGCGAAGGAAGAGATCGTCGGCCGCAGCATCAGGAGCGTGTTCGGCGACGAGCTTTACCCGCTGGTCGGCAAGCAGCTGAAGATCGCCGCGACGGGCGAACGGGTGAGCTACGAATACGCGCGCACGATCGAGAACGGACGCATCGTCCACGCACGCAGCGTGATCGTCCCGGAGGTGTCGGCGCAGGGCGAGGTGATGGGCTACTTCGTGCTGTCGATCGACATCACGGAGCAGAAGGCGAGCCAGGCGGCGCTCGTGCAGGCGCAGAAGATGGAAGCGGTCGGCCAGCTCACGGGCGGCCTCGCGCACGACTTCAACAATCTGCTGACGATCATCATCGGCAACCTCGCCGCGCTGCAGTCGCAACTGCCGCCCGGCGGGCTCGTGTCCGAACATCTCGATCCGGCGTTGCACGCCGCGCGGCGCGGCGCCGAACTGATCAAGCGTCTGCTGACCTTCTCCCGCGGGCAGGTGCTGGAGCCGAACGTCGTCGAGGTCGGCGCGCTCGTGCACAACATGGCGCAGCTGCTGAGGCGCTCGCTGACCGAAAACGTGCGCGTACACACGCGCCTGCCGGCGTCGCCGCTATATGCTTTCGTCGACCCGCACCAACTCGAGAACGCGCTGCTGAACCTCGCGCTCAACGCGCGCGACGCGATGCCCGACGGCGGCGACCTGACGGTGGCGATCAGCGAACGCCACATCCCCGAGAGCCTGTCGGTGCTGGTCGAGCTGCCGGTCGGCGACTACGTGCAGATCGACGTCACCGACACCGGCGCCGGCATCGAACCGGAACTCTTGCCGCGGCTCTTCGAACCCTTCTTCACGACGAAGCCCTTTGGCCGCGGCAGCGGACTGGGGCTCGCGATGGTGTATGGCTTCGTGCGCCAGTCGGGCGGCAACATCCGCGTCCGCAGCACGCCGGGGGCCGGCACGACGGTGACTTTCGTGCTGCCGCGCGCGAGCGAACCGACGGCCGCCGAAACGCAGCCCGCCAGCGCAAACACGCGGACGGCCCGGGCGGTCTCCGGTCCGGTGCTGCTCGTCGAGGACGAACCCGAGGTCCGGCGCATCATCCGCATGCAGCTCACGGCGCTCGGCCATTCGGTAATCGAAGCCGGCGACGGCGTCGAGGCGTGGAGCCTGATCGAGGCCGTGCCCGACATCGCGATCCTCGTCACCGATACGATCATGCCCGGCGGCATCAACGGCCGTGAGCTCGTCACGCGTACCCGCAGCTTGCGCCCCGAGATGCCGATCCTGATGATCACCGGTTACGCGAGTGACAACGCGCTCGCCGGCACCGCCGAGCTCGACGTGCCGGTGCTGCGCAAGCCCTTCGAGCAGGACACGCTCGCCGCCGCACTCGACGCCATCCTCGAACTCGCCCACCCCACCGTGGAAGCCCCCGATCAATGA
- the icmF gene encoding fused isobutyryl-CoA mutase/GTPase IcmF — MTNLSEAKKLAPYKPKHKVRFVSAAALFDGHDASINIMRRILQSTGAEVIHLGHNRSVGDIVNAALQEDVQGIAITSYQGGHVEFFKYMIDLLKANGGENIKVFGGGGGVIVPSEIKELHEYGVTRIYSPEDGAMLGLQGMINDLVGKADYDPITAVPASFDEIMKQLSSGERGAQLRSLSRIITALENGAYGPDIKKALTDAAAKIKTPTLGITGTGGAGKSSLTDELVRRFRLDQNDKLKIGIVSIDPSRKRTGGALLGDRIRMNAIEHENIYMRSMATRDTGSEISAALPEVIAAAKLAGFDLIIVETSGIGQGDAAIVPFVDVSLYVMTPEFGAASQLEKIDMLDFADFVAINKFDRKGAEDALRDVRKQYQRNRELFGQATDEMPVFGTMAARFNDDGVTALYQSIFPKLVEKGLKAKPGSLPKVTTKASSRGRAIVPAERVRYLAEIADTVRDYHKHVQQQARVARERQSLKIAKALFEQCGKEAGSFAEMIDWKDGELTPAAKKLLDMWPKTRELYAADEYVVKIRDKEIRTKLTSDSLSGTKIRKVSLPAFDDEGETLKFLMKENVPGSFPYTAGVFAFKREGEDPTRMFAGEGDAFRTNRRFKRVSEGMPAHRLSTAFDSVTLYGCDPDPRPDIYGKIGNSGVSIATLDDMKVLYDGFDLCAPTTSVSMTINGPAPIILAFFFNTAMEQQVAKFRADNGREPTETEFQKIKEWTLSSVRGTVQADILKEDQGQNTCIFSTEFALKMMGDIQEYFVHHKVQNFYSVSISGYHIAEAGANPISQLAFTLSNGFTYVESYLARGMHIDDFAPNLSFFFSNGMDPEYSVIGRVARRIWAVAMKNKYGANERSQKLKYHVQTSGRSLHAQEMDFNDIRTTLQALIAIYDNCNSLHTNAYDEAITTPTEESVRRAMAIQLIINREWGLAKNENPNQGAFIIDELTDLVEEAVLKEFEAIASRGGVLGAMETGYQRGKIQEESLYYEHKKHDGSYPIIGVNTFLNPKGQAQQEIELARSTEEEKQGQLKRLADFHARNKKEAPKWQAKLRQTVIENGNVFEVLVDAVRYCSLGQITSALYEVGGQYRRNM, encoded by the coding sequence ATGACCAACCTCAGCGAAGCCAAGAAATTGGCCCCGTACAAGCCGAAGCACAAGGTACGTTTCGTGTCCGCGGCGGCGCTCTTCGACGGCCACGACGCATCGATCAACATCATGCGGCGGATTCTGCAATCGACCGGCGCCGAGGTGATCCACCTGGGCCACAACCGCTCGGTCGGCGACATCGTGAACGCGGCGCTGCAGGAAGACGTGCAGGGCATCGCGATCACCAGCTATCAGGGCGGCCACGTCGAGTTCTTCAAGTACATGATCGACCTCTTGAAGGCCAACGGCGGCGAGAACATCAAGGTCTTCGGCGGCGGCGGCGGCGTGATCGTGCCGTCCGAGATCAAGGAGCTGCATGAGTATGGCGTCACCCGCATCTACTCGCCGGAAGACGGCGCGATGCTGGGCCTGCAGGGCATGATCAACGACCTCGTCGGTAAGGCCGACTACGACCCCATCACCGCCGTGCCTGCGTCGTTCGACGAGATCATGAAGCAGCTCAGCTCCGGCGAGCGTGGCGCGCAACTGCGGAGCCTCTCGCGGATCATCACGGCGCTCGAGAACGGCGCCTACGGCCCCGACATCAAGAAGGCGCTGACCGACGCCGCAGCCAAGATCAAGACGCCGACGCTCGGGATCACCGGCACCGGCGGCGCCGGCAAGAGCTCGCTCACCGACGAACTGGTGCGCCGCTTCCGCCTCGACCAGAACGACAAGCTGAAGATCGGCATCGTCTCGATCGATCCGTCGAGGAAGCGCACCGGCGGCGCGCTGCTCGGCGACCGCATCCGCATGAACGCGATCGAGCACGAGAACATCTACATGCGCTCGATGGCAACGCGCGACACCGGCTCCGAGATCTCCGCCGCGCTGCCCGAAGTCATCGCCGCCGCCAAGCTCGCCGGCTTCGATCTCATCATCGTCGAGACCTCCGGCATCGGCCAGGGCGACGCCGCGATCGTGCCCTTCGTCGACGTGTCGCTCTACGTGATGACCCCCGAATTCGGCGCCGCGAGCCAGCTCGAGAAGATCGACATGCTCGACTTCGCCGATTTCGTCGCGATCAACAAGTTCGACCGCAAGGGCGCCGAGGACGCGCTGCGCGACGTGCGCAAGCAATATCAGCGCAACCGCGAGCTCTTCGGCCAGGCGACCGACGAAATGCCGGTGTTCGGCACGATGGCTGCGCGCTTCAACGACGACGGCGTCACCGCGCTGTACCAGTCGATCTTCCCGAAGCTCGTCGAGAAGGGCCTGAAGGCCAAGCCGGGCAGCCTGCCGAAGGTCACGACCAAGGCGTCCTCCCGCGGCCGCGCGATCGTTCCGGCCGAGCGCGTGCGCTACCTCGCCGAGATCGCCGACACCGTGCGCGATTACCACAAGCACGTGCAGCAGCAGGCCCGCGTCGCCCGCGAGCGCCAGTCGCTGAAGATCGCGAAGGCGCTGTTCGAACAGTGCGGCAAGGAAGCCGGCTCGTTTGCCGAGATGATCGACTGGAAGGACGGCGAGCTCACGCCGGCCGCCAAGAAGCTCCTCGACATGTGGCCGAAGACCAGGGAGCTCTACGCCGCCGACGAATACGTCGTGAAGATCCGCGACAAGGAGATCCGCACCAAGCTGACCTCCGACTCGCTGTCCGGCACCAAGATCCGCAAGGTTTCGCTGCCGGCCTTCGACGATGAGGGCGAGACGCTCAAGTTCCTGATGAAGGAAAACGTCCCCGGCTCCTTCCCCTACACCGCCGGCGTGTTCGCGTTCAAGCGCGAAGGCGAGGACCCGACGCGGATGTTCGCGGGTGAGGGCGATGCCTTCCGCACCAACCGCCGCTTCAAGCGCGTGTCCGAAGGCATGCCCGCGCACCGCCTGTCGACCGCCTTCGACTCGGTGACCCTCTATGGCTGCGACCCCGATCCGCGCCCGGACATCTACGGCAAGATCGGCAACTCGGGCGTGTCGATCGCGACGCTCGACGACATGAAGGTGCTCTACGACGGCTTCGACCTGTGCGCGCCGACGACCTCGGTGTCGATGACGATCAACGGCCCGGCGCCGATCATCCTCGCCTTCTTCTTCAATACCGCGATGGAGCAACAGGTCGCGAAGTTCCGCGCCGACAACGGCCGCGAACCGACCGAGACCGAGTTCCAGAAGATCAAGGAATGGACGCTGTCCTCGGTGCGCGGCACCGTGCAGGCCGACATCCTGAAGGAAGACCAGGGCCAGAACACCTGCATCTTCTCGACCGAATTCGCGCTGAAGATGATGGGCGACATCCAGGAGTACTTCGTCCATCACAAGGTGCAGAACTTCTACTCGGTGTCGATCTCGGGCTACCACATCGCCGAAGCGGGCGCGAACCCGATCTCGCAGCTCGCCTTCACGCTGTCGAACGGCTTCACCTACGTCGAGTCCTACCTCGCGCGCGGCATGCACATCGACGACTTCGCGCCCAATCTGTCCTTCTTCTTCAGTAACGGCATGGACCCCGAGTACTCGGTGATCGGCCGCGTCGCCCGCCGCATCTGGGCCGTCGCGATGAAGAACAAGTACGGCGCGAACGAGCGCAGCCAGAAGCTGAAGTACCACGTGCAAACCTCCGGACGCTCGCTGCATGCGCAGGAGATGGACTTCAACGACATCCGCACGACGCTGCAGGCGCTGATCGCGATCTACGACAACTGCAACTCGCTGCACACCAACGCCTACGACGAGGCGATCACGACGCCGACCGAGGAATCCGTGCGCCGCGCGATGGCGATCCAGCTGATCATCAACCGCGAATGGGGCCTGGCGAAGAACGAGAACCCCAACCAAGGCGCCTTCATCATCGACGAGCTCACCGACCTCGTCGAAGAAGCGGTGCTGAAGGAGTTCGAGGCCATCGCCTCGCGCGGCGGCGTGCTCGGCGCGATGGAAACCGGCTACCAGCGCGGCAAGATCCAGGAGGAGTCGCTCTACTACGAGCACAAGAAGCACGACGGCTCCTACCCGATCATCGGCGTGAACACCTTCCTCAACCCGAAGGGCCAGGCGCAGCAGGAAATCGAGTTGGCGCGTTCGACGGAAGAGGAAAAGCAGGGCCAGTTGAAGCGCCTCGCCGACTTCCACGCCCGCAACAAGAAGGAGGCGCCAAAGTGGCAGGCCAAGCTGCGCCAGACCGTGATCGAGAACGGCAACGTGTTCGAAGTGCTGGTCGATGCGGTGCGCTACTGCTCGCTCGGCCAGATCACGAGCGCGCTGTACGAGGTGGGCGGCCAGTATCGCCGTAACATGTAA
- a CDS encoding response regulator transcription factor gives MTEHETSSPLILVLEDEPDIANLICSALSGYGFRSESLRTGRELLARARQCSPDLVIVDLGLPDMDGMQVVRELQDGAPCAVLILTGRNDVTDRVLGLELGADDYIVKPFEPRELVARVRSILRRYARSAAPEAPADPVERTVARFGDWRFDTGRHMLIKPDGAEVALSSSEAALLLTLVRRPNKILSREQLLGERDVDPFDRSIDVRISRLRRKLDDDPHSPKLIKTVYGAGYLFSSQVSWE, from the coding sequence ATGACCGAACACGAGACTTCGTCGCCGCTTATCCTGGTACTCGAAGACGAGCCGGACATTGCGAACCTGATTTGCAGCGCGCTATCCGGCTACGGCTTTCGCAGCGAATCGCTCCGCACTGGCCGCGAATTGCTCGCCCGCGCGCGGCAGTGCTCGCCCGACCTCGTGATCGTCGATCTCGGCCTGCCCGACATGGACGGCATGCAGGTGGTGCGCGAACTGCAGGACGGCGCGCCGTGCGCGGTGCTGATCCTCACCGGTCGCAACGACGTCACCGACCGCGTGCTGGGCCTCGAACTCGGCGCCGACGACTACATCGTCAAGCCCTTCGAGCCGCGCGAACTCGTGGCCCGAGTACGCTCGATCCTGCGTCGCTACGCGCGCTCGGCCGCCCCGGAGGCGCCTGCGGATCCCGTCGAGCGGACCGTTGCGCGCTTCGGCGACTGGCGCTTCGACACGGGGCGCCACATGCTGATCAAGCCCGACGGCGCGGAGGTCGCGCTGTCGTCATCGGAAGCCGCGCTGCTGCTGACATTGGTGCGCCGCCCGAACAAGATCCTCAGCCGCGAACAGCTCCTCGGCGAGCGCGACGTCGATCCCTTCGACCGCAGCATCGACGTGCGCATCTCGCGCCTGCGCCGCAAGCTCGACGACGACCCGCACAGCCCGAAGCTGATCAAGACCGTCTACGGCGCAGGCTACCTGTTCTCGTCGCAGGTGAGCTGGGAGTAG
- a CDS encoding AraC family transcriptional regulator, translated as MNTPPSPDHAPMPQKPRRRATVAMGFVTGMLAGMRRRGLDAGPYLAAAGIDLADPATRIPIDRYARLYNDITCALDDEGFGLFAQPMRSGSFEFLCRGMLGAATLGEALDRAARFLRIVLPDMAVSVRRAENPGEDRAELRISETRRLADVRGDPARVFAFEWLLRLIHAVACWLVGRGLALDAVLFPYPRPPHADDYALVYTEHSFFDAGTLVARLQDNLLDLPVRRDEAALNTFLDGAPGKITMLYRRDRDMVLRVRDLLRDALPASLAQEDVAARLHLSPRTLHRRLEDEGSSFRTIKDALRRDIALARLTKTAQPVAAIAAELGYADTSAFYRACVAWTGVSPERFRRQLQGHGQ; from the coding sequence ATGAACACGCCCCCCTCTCCCGATCACGCGCCGATGCCGCAGAAACCGCGGCGCCGTGCGACTGTCGCGATGGGTTTCGTGACCGGGATGCTCGCCGGGATGCGCCGGCGCGGGCTCGACGCGGGGCCCTATCTCGCTGCAGCCGGCATCGACCTTGCAGACCCTGCCACGCGGATTCCGATCGACCGCTACGCGCGGCTCTACAACGACATCACGTGCGCGCTCGACGACGAGGGCTTCGGGCTGTTCGCTCAGCCGATGCGGTCTGGAAGTTTCGAGTTCCTGTGCCGCGGCATGCTCGGCGCGGCGACGCTCGGCGAGGCGCTCGACCGCGCGGCGCGTTTCCTGCGCATCGTGCTGCCCGACATGGCGGTGAGCGTGCGGCGCGCGGAGAATCCGGGCGAGGACCGGGCGGAGCTGCGCATCTCGGAAACGCGTCGGCTCGCCGACGTACGCGGAGACCCGGCGCGCGTCTTCGCCTTCGAATGGCTGCTGCGCCTGATCCACGCCGTCGCGTGCTGGCTCGTCGGCCGCGGCCTCGCGCTCGACGCCGTGCTCTTCCCCTATCCGCGCCCGCCGCACGCGGACGACTACGCGCTGGTCTATACGGAACATTCGTTCTTCGACGCCGGCACACTGGTCGCGCGCCTGCAGGACAACCTGCTCGACCTGCCGGTGCGGCGCGACGAGGCGGCGCTCAACACCTTCCTCGACGGCGCGCCGGGCAAGATCACGATGCTGTACCGGCGCGACCGCGACATGGTGCTGCGCGTGCGCGATCTCCTGCGCGACGCGCTGCCCGCGAGCCTCGCGCAGGAGGACGTCGCCGCCCGCCTGCACCTGTCGCCGCGCACGCTGCACCGCCGGCTGGAAGACGAAGGATCGAGCTTCCGTACGATCAAGGATGCGCTGCGTCGCGACATCGCGCTCGCCCGCCTGACGAAGACGGCGCAGCCGGTTGCGGCGATCGCGGCGGAGCTGGGTTACGCGGATACGTCGGCCTTCTACCGCGCGTGCGTCGCGTGGACCGGAGTATCGCCGGAGCGCTTCCGCAGACAGTTGCAGGGGCACGGGCAATGA